One window of Athalia rosae chromosome 2, iyAthRosa1.1, whole genome shotgun sequence genomic DNA carries:
- the LOC105682887 gene encoding probable multidrug resistance-associated protein lethal(2)03659 isoform X2, which produces MEKNKRQQRLPNPRETANPLSFITFAYVRKMFMLGFKRDLEVEDLYEPLKGHECGKLGDRVAQEWANEVKRAKNADKTSQPSLFRVLRKCFGLQIMLLGSALTFSELCIRSLQPLMLAGLLRYFNTDSNMAIEEAYLWAMGVALTTVVHTFILHPVNYELSHVGMKMRVACCSLVYNKCFKLSRTTLAETNIGQIVNLLSNDVSRFDSCILLLPFLWIGPMQTVLMTYFIYVRVGWAAVTGILTLLIFVPLQGFLGKLSSKLRLRVALRTDTRIRLMDEIINGIQVIKMYAWEEPLSLLVEIARRKEVQEIRKNVFIQGITGSFDSYLPRLCIFITILVYVSLGNVITAEQVFLTTAFYNILRIQMTQGLPNALLQIAETSVSIRRLRNFMLLAETEITSDIDVSSNAEKKEHLPAVVLNNASANWRSDSQENTLSNLNVTIEHGQLVAIIGAVGSGKSSLVQTILRELPLKSGSIKVNGQIAFASQEPWLFSSSIRQNILFGRPMDESRYQKVVNVCQLKRDFTLFSHGDKTLVGERGISLSGGQRARINLARAVYADADIYLFDDPLSAVDAHVGRHMFEECIDGYLLGKTRILITHQHQYLKHVDRIIVMNKGTVEAVGTFDELQTAGLDFAKLLEKSKDPEGEEKQPEVYRRLSSVPSIQSEQGDDMDPVEVAEMRTTGQISGDTYISFLKAAGSIYFILAAFTVFISCQVAGSGVDYFISYWVNLEEASVDVVNGTIVIDWAGPLTRDICIQIYSGLVVATIITSFARVYLFFDGCMRASRNLHKNLFASVSRATMRFFNTNTSGRILNRFSKDIGAVDELLPLNMLQVIQVGLMFVGTSVIIGIANPLLIILTLLVIAVMYMSRLFYVRTSRSIKRLEGITRSPVFAHLSATLNGLPTIRAFHAEAILAKEFDNHQNLHSSAWFMFIAGARCFGYYLDLTSVIYVTLVTFSFLVFDQDTFGGTVGLAITQCLGLTQLLQWGMRMFTEMENQMTSVERVVEYSNLESEPPLESTPENKPPREWPSLGKIEFRDLSLRYDPEEPPVLNHMNFTIHPREKIGIVGRTGAGKSSMISALFRLALNEGEIYIDDVPTSKLGLHDLRSKICIIPQEPVIFSGHLRENLDPFTEYSDDVLWQALDEVKLKETVNLLPGGLSSKMSESGSNFSAGQRQLICLARAIVKRNQILIMDEATANVDPQTDVFIQETIRKKFVDCTVLTIAHRLNTIMDSDRVLVMDAGTVLEFDHPHLLLQNPSSQFADMINQTGRSMAETLKEIAKQNYFNRALT; this is translated from the exons ATGGAGAAGAATAAAAGGCAGCAGCGTCTCCCGAATCCACGTGAAACGGCGAATCCACTTTCGTTTATTACCTTTGC GTATGTCAGAAAAATGTTTATGCTGGGCTTTAAAAGAGATCTTGAAGTGGAAGATCTGTACGAGCCTCTGAAAGGACATGAATGTGGAAAGCTTGGCGATCGCGTAGCCCAAGAATGGGCGAACGAAGtaaagagagcaaaaaatgCAGATAAGACAAGTCAGCCTAGTTTGTTCAGGGTACTCAGAAAAtgtttcggacttcaaatcaTGTTGCTGGGATCAGCCCTTACATTTTCAGAGCTGTGCATCAG GTCACTACAACCGCTGATGCTAGCTGGTTTGCTACGATACTTCAACACTGACAGTAACATGGCCATAGAAGAAGCATATTTGTGGGCAATGGGGGTTGCTTTGACCACCGTTGTTCACACATTCATACTACATCCCGTGAATTATGAACTGAGTCACGTTGGTATGAAGATGAGAGTGGCATGCTGTTCTCTGGTATACAATAAATGTTTCAAACTCTCGAGAACTACTCTCGCTGAAACCAACATTGGACAG ATTGTTAATCTTCTCAGCAACGATGTTAGCAGATTCGATTCGTGCATCCTTTTGCTCCCTTTCCTTTGGATAGGACCCATGCAGACTGTACTGATGACTTACTTCATATACGTTCGAGTCGGTTGGGCTGCTGTAACGGGGATTTTAACTCTTTTAATATTTGTCCCCTTGCAAG GATTCCTTGGGAAGTTGTCTTCGAAATTACGACTTCGAGTCGCCCTGCGAACGGATACACGTATTCGACTCATGGATGAGATTATAAACGGAATTCAAGTAATCAAAATGTACGCCTGGGAGGAGCCTCTTTCGTTACTTGTGGAGATCGCTAGGAG gaaAGAGGTCCAAGAGATCaggaaaaatgttttcatcCAAGGGATAACTGGATCATTTGACTCCTACTTGCCGAGACTTTGTATCTTCATCACGATATTGGTTTACGTCTCATTAGGAAACGTGATCACGGCAGAACAAGTCTTCTTGACAACAGCATTCTACAATATACTTCGCATCCAAATGACCCAGGGATTGCCAAACG CCCTCCTTCAGATCGCCGAGACCTCAGTTTCAATCAGGAGATTGCGAAATTTCATGTTACTCGCAGAAACAGAGATAACATCAGACATTGATGTTTCTTCTaatgctgaaaaaaaagagcatttACCCGCAGTTGTATTGAATAATGCCTCAGCCAATTGGAGGTCGGACAGTCAAGAAAATACCTTGTCTAATTTGAACGTTACGATCGAACATGGGCAACTCGTAGCCATTATCGGTGCCGTTGGCTCCGGAAAATCGAGTCTCGTGCAAACCATTCTTCGCGAACTCCCTTTGAAGAGCGGAAGTATCAAAGTGAACGGCCAGATAGCTTTCGCTAGCCAGGAGCCATGGCTCTTCTCATCCTCCATCCGACAGAATATTCTCTTTGGTCGTCCGATGGATGAGTCGCGCTACCAGAAAGTGGTCAATGTTTGTCAACTGAAACGCGACTTTACACTATTTTCTCATGGCGATAAAACACTTGTGGGCGAGAGAGGGATCAGTTTGAGCGGGGGACAACGGGCGAGAATAAATTTGGCGAGGGCCGTCTACGCGGACGCCGACATTTATCTATTCGACGACCCCCTCTCGGCAGTGGACGCTCACGTGGGAAGGCACATGTTCGAGGAATGCATCGACGGCTATCTACTTGGCAAGACTAGAATACTGATAACCCATCAGCATCAATACTTGAAGCATGTTGACCGCATCATCGTCATGAATAAAGGTACCGTCGAGGCTGTTGGAACGTTCGACGAACTCCAAACCGCCGGACTTGACTTTGCCAAACtattggaaaaatcgaaggatcCAGAGGGCGAAGAAAAACAACCGGAAGTTTATCGTAGATTATCTTCTGTCCCAAGCATTCAGTCCGAACAAGGCGATGATATGGATCCCGTCGAGGTAGCAGAGATGAGAACGACTGGCCAAATATCAGGAGATACTtacatttcatttctcaaagcGGCAGGTAGCATCTATTTCATCCTCGCCGCATTCacagtttttatttcatgtcAAGTCGCTGGCTCCGGAGTTGACTATTTCATCAGCTATTGGGTGAATCTGGAAGAGGCTTCAGTTGATGTTGTAAATGGCACGATAGTCATCGACTGGGCAGGCCCCTTGACGAGAGATATTTGCATTCAGATTTACAGCGGATTGGTGGTCGCTACTATAATCACATCTTTCGCGAGAGTATACTTGTTTTTCGATGGTTGTATGCGGGCTTCAAGAAATTTGCACAAAAATCTGTTCGCCAGCGTCTCTCGAGCCACAATGCGTTTCTTCAACACAAACACGTCAGGGCGCATATTAAATAG ATTTTCGAAGGACATTGGAGCCGTTGACGAATTGCTGCCATTGAATATGTTACAAGTGATTCAAGTGGGTTTGATGTTCGTCGGTACCAGTGTCATCATAGGTATAGCCAATCCTTTGCTCATCATTCTAACTCTTCTCGTCATCGCTGTAATGTACATGTCGCGGTTATTTTATGTACGCACCAGCAGGAGCATAAAACGTTTGGAAGGAATAA cccGCTCTCCAGTATTTGCACATTTGAGTGCTACACTTAATGGGCTACCGACAATTCGCGCATTTCATGCGGAGGCCATTCTTGCTAAAGAATTCGACAACCATCAGAATCTCCATTCTTCGGCATGGTTCATGTTCATTGCGGGAGCCCGTTGCTTTGGATATTATTTGGACTTGACAAGCGTGATCTACGTCACTCTCGTCACTTTCAGTTTCCTCGTCTTTGATCAGGATACGTTTGGAGGTACCGTTGGATTGGCGATTACTCAATGCTTGGGGCTCACGCAGTTGCTGCAATGGGGAATGCGTATGTTCACGGAGATGGAAAACCAGATGACCTCGGTCGAGAGAGTCGTAGAGTACAGTAATCTGGAAAGCGAGCCACCCCTGGAAAGTACACCGGAAAATAAGCCTCCGCGAGAATGGCCAAGTCTAGGGAAAATCGAATTCAGAGATTTGTCTCTGAGATACGATCCCGAGGAACCTCCCGTCCTGAATCACATGAATTTCACCATTCATCCTCGAGAGAAGATAGGAATCGTCGGACGTACCGGGGCAGGAAAGTCTTCCATGATTTCCGCTCTATTCCGACTGGCCCTCAACGAAGGAGAAATTTACATCGACGATGTGCCGACGAGCAAGCTCGGGTTGCACGACTTGCGATCTAAGATCTGTATCATACCCCAGGAACCGGTAATCTTTTCGGGCCATTTGCGGGAAAATCTTGACCCATTCACCGAATATTCCGACGACGTTCTCTGGCAGGCTCTCGATGAAGTGAAACTGAAAGAAACCGTGAATCTGCTACCGGGGGGGCTGAGCTCCAAGATGTCCGAGAGTGGATCGAATTTCAGCGCAGGCCAACGGCAGTTGATTTGTCTCGCGCGAGCAATCGTGAAACGCAACCAGATATTGATAATGGACGAAGCCACCGCCAACGTTGACCCTCAAACCGACGTTTTCATCCAAGAAACTATCAGAAAGAAGTTTGTCGATTGCACCGTTCTCACGATAGCTCATCGCTTGAATACGATCATGGACAGCGACAGGGTGCTGGTGATGGACGCTGGAACAGTATTG GAATTCGATCATCCCCATCTTCTATTACAAAATCCTTCGAGTCAATTTGCCGATATGATCAACCAAACTGGCCGATCGATGGCAGAGACTCTTAAGGAAATAGCAAAACAG AATTACTTCAATCGAGCGCTCACGTAA